From Medicago truncatula cultivar Jemalong A17 chromosome 7, MtrunA17r5.0-ANR, whole genome shotgun sequence, a single genomic window includes:
- the LOC11421692 gene encoding receptor-like serine/threonine-protein kinase ALE2: MPPSVLFLFALLNFFFSSQVESFSLSMSFASLEQTKSWFVKPSSAPTSAPVPSPSYQGPSVTPRHKHHHHHRRHHSTRPPYAGAPPPSTDPACDQICTDPLTSTPFGSPCGCVFPMKVRLTLDVAPFAVFPVLNELEYEVALGTYLEQSQVKIMGATADSQNQGRTSVDINLVPLGEKFDNTTAALTYERFWHKKVPLNRSLFGDYAVMYITYPGLPSSLPSGTPIGSGPSQNDDGILPFSANFDSKSQKTNLRTIVIIALSSFVLLLVLIGAFFVTLKWRKTRRPSSAVGPAFTSSLNKRSGLGSMLSSSIASSTSMSLMSTMPTSILSVKTFSLSEIEKATDKFNTKRVLGEGGFGRVYSGTLEDGAVVAVKLLTRDNNQNGDREFIAEVEMLSRLHHRNLVKLIGICIEGRRRCLVYELVPNGSVESHLHGDDKNRGPLDWEARMKIALGAARGLAYLHEDSNPRVIHRDFKASNVLLEDDFTPKVSDFGLAREATEGSNHISTRVMGTFGYVAPEYAMTGHLLVKSDVYSYGVVLLELLTGRKPVDMSQPQGQENLVTWARALLTSREGLEQLVDPSLAGGYNFDDMAKVAAIASMCVHSEVTQRPFMGEVVQALKLIYNDTDETGGDYCSQKDSSAQESDFRGELAPSDSSWWNGGGLTPRLTYGQASSFITMEYSSGPLEDMENRPFSTSSFNGDELSLPIRHGNRSGPLRTTRSKLSLYRFSGSRSEHGEVSSKRNWI; the protein is encoded by the exons ATGCCGCCGTCGGTCCTCTTCCTCTTTGCTCTTCTtaacttcttcttctcttcccaAG TGGAGTCATTTTCTCTGAGTATGTCATTTGCTTCATTGGAACAAACTAAATCGTGGTTTGTTAAGCCTTCTTCTGCACCAACTTCTGCACCTGTGCCATCTCCATCCTATCAAG GTCCTAGTGTGACTCCAAGAcacaaacatcatcatcatcatcgacgGCATCATAGCACGAGACCTCCTTATGCAGGGGCTCCACCCCCTTCCACAGACCCAG CTTGCGATCAAATATGTACGGATCCTCTCACATCAACTCCCTTTGGTTCACCCTGTGGTTGTGTATTTCCTATGAAAGTCAGACTTACACTGGATGTAGCTCCTTTTGCTGTTTTTCCAGTATTGAACGAGTTAGAGTATGAAGTTGCGCTAGGCACATATTTAGAACAGAGTCAGGTGAAGATAATGGGTGCAACTGCTGACAGTCAAAATCAGGGAAGAACTAGTGTCGATATTAATTTGGTTCCATTAGGAGAGAAGTTTGACAACACAACTGCAGCCCTGACATACGAGAGGTTTTGGCACAAAAAAGTTCCTCTAAATAGGAGCCTTTTTGGTGACTATGCTGTCATGTACATTACATATCCAG GACTTCCATCGTCACTGCCATCTGGAACACCAATTGGGAGCGGTCCCAGTCAAAATGATGATGGTATACTGCCATTTAGCGCCAATTTTGATAGCAAGAGCCAGAAAACGAATCTTAGAACCATAGTCATTATTGCTTTGTCTTCTTTTGTGCTCTTGCTGGTTTTGATTGGAGCATTTTTTGTTACTTTGAAATGGAGGAAGACTAGGAGACCATCAAGTGCTGTTGGTCCAGCATTTACATCTTCTCTGAACAAGAGATCTG GTTTGGGGTCTATGCTGTCAAGCAGTATTGCAAGCTCAACATCAATGTCCCTCATGTCCACAATGCCCACTTCCATTCTATCTGTTAAAACATTTTCACTTTCTGAGATTGAGAAAGCAACAGATAAGTTTAATACAAAGAGAGTATTAGGGGAAGGAGGATTTGGACGTGTTTATAGTGGGACATTGGAAGATGGAGCTGTAGTTGCGGTGAAGCTCCTTACTAGGGATAATAATCAGAATGGAGACCGTGAATTTATTGCAGAAGTTGAGATGTTAAGTCGTTTGCATCATCGCAATCTAGTGAAACTTATCGGTATATGCATTGAAGGGCGCAGGCGTTGTCTGGTATACGAGCTTGTTCCTAATGGCAGTGTTGAGTCCCATCTGCATG GTGATGACAAGAATAGGGGACCTCTAGATTGGGAAGCACGTATGAAAATTGCCCTTGGAGCTGCGAGAGGATTGGCGTATCTTCACGAGGATTCCAATCCCCGTGTAATTCATCGAGACTTCAAAGCTAGCAATGTGTTATTAGAAGACGACTTTACCCCTAAAGTTTCTGATTTCGGTTTAGCAAGAGAAGCAACTGAAGGGAGTAATCATATTTCTACACGGGTGATGGGGACTTTTGG GTACGTTGCCCCAGAATATGCAATGACGGGCCATTTACTGGTTAAAAGTGATGTTTATAGTTACGGTGTTGTGCTTCTTGAACTTCTCACAGGCAGAAAACCAGTGGATATGTCTCAACCTCAGGGACAGGAGAATCTTGTTACCTGGGCACGGGCACTGTTGACTAGTAGAGAAGGTTTAGAGCAGCTAGTGGATCCATCTTTGGCTGGAGGTTACAACTTTGATGACATGGCAAAGGTAGCAGCTATTGCGTCAATGTGTGTTCACTCCGAGGTGACACAGAGACCTTTTATGGGAGAAGTTGTGCAGGCTCTTAAATTAATATACAATGACACAGACGAGACTGGTGGAGATTATTGTAGTCAGAAGGACTCCTCTGCTCAGGAGTCTGATTTCAGAGGTGAGCTTGCCCCTTCTGATAGCAGTTGGTGGAATGGTGGAGGTTTAACTCCTCGATTAACTTATGGACAAGCATCTTCCTTTATCACAATGGAGTACAGTTCTGGTCCACTTGAAGATATGGAAAACAGACCGTTTTCAACTTCAAGCTTTAATGGAGATGAGCTATCTTTACCAATTAGGCATGGGAATAGGTCAGGTCCCTTAAGAACGACCCGAAGCAAGTTATCCTTATATAGATTTTCAGGAAGTCGGAGTGAGCATGGGGAAGTTTCGTCTAAGCGAAATTGGATTTGA